A single Mus caroli chromosome 15, CAROLI_EIJ_v1.1, whole genome shotgun sequence DNA region contains:
- the Znf250 gene encoding zinc finger protein 250, with product MAAAGLLPLPAAPQAKVTFEDVAVLLSQEEWARLGPAQRGLYRHVMMETYGNVVSLGLPGSKPVVISQLERGEDPWVLDGQGTELSQSLGSDHSECKAKEENQNRDLNVPPLISDEEASATLTETPLRKVAEEHYKTEPNVCPSPKPIGPQNAPKMLNPSVPVARPQMAPSVERPYICIECGKCFGRSSHLLQHQRIHTGEKPYVCHVCGKAFSQSSVLSKHRRIHTGEKPYECNECGKAFRVSSDLAQHHKIHTGEKPHECLECGKAFTQLSHLIQHQRIHTGERPYVCPLCGKAFNHSTVLRSHQRVHTGEKPHGCSECGKTFSVKRTLLQHQRVHTGEKPYTCSECGKAFSDRSVLIQHHNVHTGEKPYECSECGKTFSHRSTLMNHERIHTQEKPYACYECGKAFVQHSHLIQHQRVHTGEKPYVCGECGHAFSARRSLIQHERIHTGEKPFQCTECGKAFSLKATLIVHLRTHTGEKPYECNSCGKAFSQYSVLIQHQRIHTGEKPYECGECGRAFNQHGHLIQHQKVHKKL from the exons ATGGCAGCAGCCGGGCTTCTACCGCTGCCAGCAGCACCACAG GCCAAAGTGACCTTTGAGGATGTGGCTGTTCTGCTGTCTCAGGAGGAATGGGCCCGCCTGGGCCCTGCTCAGCGGGGCCTCTACCGACACGTCATGATGGAGACCTACGGGAATGTAGTCTCACTGG GACTTCCAGGATCTAAGCCTGTTGTGATCTCCCAGCTGGAGCGAGGAGAAGACCCGTGGGTCCTGGATGGACAGGGAACCGAGCTGAGTCAGAGCCTGGGAAGTGACCACTCAG AATGCAAAGCCAAGGAAGAGAACCAAAACAGAGACTTGAATGTGCCACCATTAATCTCAGACGAAGAAGCATCAGCGACGCTGACGGAAACACCGCTGAGGAAGGTTGCTGAAGAACATTACAAAACAGAGCCGAACGTCTGCCCCAGTCCAAAGCCCATTGGCCCCCAGAATGCCCCCAAAATGTTGAACCCTAGTGTACCCGTTGCCCGACCCCAGATGGCTCCCAGTGTTGAGAGACCCTATATCTGCATTGAGTGTGGAAAGTGCTTTGGTCGGAGCTCCCATCTCCTTCAGCATCAGCGAATACACACTGGCGAGAAGCCCTATGTATGCCATGTATGCGGAAAGGCTTTCAGCCAGAGTTCCGTCCTGAGCAAGCACAGGCGGATCCACACGGGCGAGAAGCCCTACGAGTGTAAcgaatgtgggaaagcctttcgCGTGAGTTCCGACCTTGCCCAGCACCACAAGATCCACACCGGAGAGAAGCCTCACGAGTGTCTGGAATGTGGGAAGGCGTTCACCCAGCTCTCCCACCTCATCCAACATCAGCGGATCCACACGGGGGAGCGGCCCTACGTGTGTCCCttgtgtgggaaagccttcaacCACAGCACCGTCCTGCGGAGCCACCAGAGGGTGcacactggggagaagcctcACGGGTGCAGCGAGTGTGGGAAGACCTTCAGCGTGAAGAGGACGCTGCTGCAGCACCAGCGGGTGCACACCGGGGAGAAGCCCTACACGTGCAGCGAGTGCGGGAAGGCCTTCAGCGACCGCTCTGTGCTCATCCAGCATCACAACGTACACACCGGGGAGAAGCCGTACGAGTGCAGCGAGTGCGGCAAGACCTTTAGCCACCGCTCCACCCTGATGAATCACGAGAGGATTCACACGCAGGAGAAGCCCTACGCGTGCTACGAGTGCGGAAAGGCCTTTGTCCAGCACTCGCATCTCATCCAGCATCAGAGAGTCCATACGGGAGAGAAACCCTACGTGTGTGGCGAGTGTGGGCATGCTTTCAGCGCACGCCGGTCCCTGATCCAGCATGAGCGAATCCACACAGGTGAGAAACCCTTTCAGTGCACAGAGTGTGGCAAAGCCTTCAGCCTGAAAGCAACTCTAATCGTGCACCTGAGGACCCACACGGGCGAGAAACCCTATGAGTGCAATAGCTGCGGCAAGGCGTTCAGCCAGTACTCGGTGCTCATCCAACACCAGAGGATCCACAccggagagaaaccctatgagtgTGGCGAGTGCGGACGGGCCTTCAACCAGCACGGCCACCTGATCCAACATCAGAAAGTACACAAGAAGCTGTGA